The Deinococcus betulae genomic sequence GCAGCCTTCTGCACCTCCCGCAGCTTTTTCCAGCGGACAACATAGTGGGGAGGGACGCCGAGGTCGCGGGCGATCTGGGCACAACTTTTGCCTGTGGTCTCGACCAGCCGCACGGCCTCCTGCTTGAATTCCGCGGTGTAGTGCTGCTGAGGGGTCGTCATATCTCGCTCCAGTCTGAATCAGACTGAACTTTCCCTCCACTAAACCCTAGCAATACCA encodes the following:
- a CDS encoding transposase — encoded protein: MTTPQQHYTAEFKQEAVRLVETTGKSCAQIARDLGVPPHYVVRWKKLREVQKAA